The DNA segment GTTCGGATGCGGCCTGCTGCTGATGATGCTGGGGGTGTACATGCTCGTGCTCTACCGCAACCTGATCCGCCTCATCATCGGGGTGGAGGTGGTGGCCAAGGGCGTTACGCTC comes from the Acidobacteriota bacterium genome and includes:
- a CDS encoding Na+/H+ antiporter subunit C; this encodes MNNEILLLFGCGLLLMMLGVYMLVLYRNLIRLIIGVEVVAKGVTL